The proteins below are encoded in one region of Triticum aestivum cultivar Chinese Spring chromosome 1B, IWGSC CS RefSeq v2.1, whole genome shotgun sequence:
- the LOC123147131 gene encoding protein timeless homolog isoform X16 — translation MDSAMLSLTCAGLGAAEEDDDGGAVGYVKGDHCLDNLKDLQRLLRRDDPERREVFKQVCKWRIASRDLVPIIENYQSDRNLVITAVKVLVFLTMPVDPSSEDVAQQIEYLWDLKAALTRNVAIAVIVSLLEDPLDHLERTSFTEDDWKLVQLVLTLFRNVLAIQEITLPQKASGEATQLLYLADSFLELIFKENMMDLILVLAQHIDEPSGYLKHENLLLLEIFHYLFLGRDPELIAKVRPEGSKEQVNGDIDTSVDSLRLMMEKEEKEKRMFRQRNAENHALNGIFTCLAVDGSKSLCKGNPSSAMSSANSLRKIRNVQRGPQKRIAWDNELLYIPKEGIMEMLRSFMDQFLSGGYNVLMQSVCDDIVKQHDSVEKSDNITFFKVVCFVLAFQHEKASNAQKSSAGPQLSETSPGNECDDLPFCGDICGPVAATLNEDMFNIVLSMWREAYEDLKQTKDYKTLSAAGSLMKNMIGMIYLVVKVHPEDSRESQTARVLLYKLFYDQTEQGLTQFLLNLFRSFDTHKQPKSALADLLETVHIMLQLMEKLQARGALRVAKRTRKGRKRKTSDDKHESTKPGTENVEQSYIDPTDGTKATSDSLPDLRSEDPLAEPTLVEQGKVDSDGTDLPDTIVDTAVNLDSTTQLGGDPSSAGSGEKERNPINEEEDTCTTQLGGDPPSAGSGEKKRNPINEEEDTCTTQLGGDPSSAGSAEKKRNTINEEEDVSDSSSDDCPPATSEVDFNVSRLIYSLANNSVVQNICWLLKYYKTNSFRTNHYIICMLRRFCEDLDVSPMLYQLSLLTTFYDILAEQKSSSSKEYANIVNFLSKIVRKLVRAMKKQPLLFVDTLFWKTRKECHCIDADYLLNEFKGDVNNKGGEVGSSKGWGGPVNIADSLGDDEADYDIPHEPYDGDKNGDSSSGEREGDTQKSMGPRDKRSILLSLSDSEAEDNDRTTISRGSQNKEVPKRRGRSIFNEEQEKLIRDLHENYKDDRKCSHLIAEALDPSGKISSAQISRKLTQLGLRSVTRRKKVSEASLSAKDLVAQPQNDVLDDPKPESTRRRRKRLHRLSSKDDNNDNRPVSSDEETLQSLKGRTKNKELPSVDLAPRKSQHKEASQGDSDDETIGSLLSRGKKKRLSTSDITENKQENLDSSKNIGLGVETIGSNAITKNKALPSVDLVPSISQHQETSQGTDSDDETIGSLLRGKKKRLSTSDITGNKQEDLDSSKNTDLGVESIGSNIIPKDKELASVDLPSSMSQHQEASQGTDSDDETIGSLLSRGKKRRLSTSDVTENRQEHQDSSKNIVPDNETVGSNVMDAPLHPELNSSNDNGGDAGEAELLDDLSEPELDGREDAEQRIVDDRDMPESGDMTGSNASQKAGLKRRLRMVIDDDDEE, via the exons ATGGACTCGGCGATGCTCTCGCTCACCTGCGCGGGCCTCGGGGCCGCAGAGGAGGACGACGACGGGGGCGCCGTCGGCTACGTCAAGGGCGACCACTGCCTCG ACAACCTGAAGGATCTGCAGAGGCTGCTGCGGCGGGACGACCCGGAGCGGCGGGAGGTCTTCAAGCAGGTCTGCAAGTGGAGGATCGCGTCCAGGGATCTGGTGCCCATCATCGAGAACTACCAGTCCGACCGCAACCTCGTCATCACGGCAG TGAAAGTGTTGGTATTCCTTACCATGCCTGTCGATCCTTCATCAGAGGATGTTGCTCAGCAGATAGAGTATCTGTGGGATTTGAAGGCTGCACTCACACGGAATGTTGCAATCGCAGTGATTGTGTCTCTTCTTGAGGACCCATTGGATCATTTGGAAAG AACTTCATTCACGGAAGATGACTGGAAGCTAGTACAGCTGGTGCTTACTTTATTCCGCAACGTCTTGGCTATTCAAGAAATCACATTGCCTCAGAAGGCATCTGGGGAAGCTACCCAGTTATTGTACCTGGCTGACAGCTTTTTAGAGCTCATATTTAAAGAAAATATGATGGACCTGATCTTAGTGCTAGCTCAACATATTGATGAGCCCTCTGGTTATCTCAAGCATGAAAACCTTCTTTTGTTGGAAATCTTTCATTATCTTTTCTTGGGTCGGGACCCAGAATTGATTGCCAAAGTTCGTCCAGAAGGCTCAAAG GAGCAGGTCAATGGAGATATTGATACATCAGTTGATTCATTGagattgatgatggagaaggaagagaaggaaaaaaGGATGTTCAGGCAGAGAAACGCGGAGAATCACGCACTCAACGGAATTTTTACATGCCTTGCAGTG GATGGATCTAAGTCATTGTGCAAAGGGAACCCCAGCTCAGCAATGTCATCTGCAAATAGCCTCCGGAAAATACGTAATGTCCAAAGAGGCCCTCAAAAAAGGATAGCATGGGATAATGAACTTCTTTACATACCAAAGGAGGGTATTATGGAAATGCTAAGAAGTTTCATGGATCAGTTTTTATCTGGAGGATATAATG TCCTGATGCAGTCTGTTTGTGATGATATTGTGAAGCAGCATGATTCTGTCGAGAAATCTGATAACATTACATTCTTCAAAGTTGTTTGCTTTGTCTTAGCTTTTCAACACGAGAAAGCATCAAATGCTCAG AAATCAAGTGCTGGACCCCAGCTGTCTGAGACTTCACCAGGCAATGAATGTGATGATCTGCCGTTTTGTGGTGACATATGTGGACCTGTTGCAGCCACATTAAACGAAGATATGTTCAATATAGTCTTGTCCATGTGGCGTGAGGCCTATGAAGACCTGAAGCAGACTAAGGATTACAAAACTCTTTCAGCTGCTGGCTCCTTAATGAAGAACATG ATTGGCATGATATATTTGGTGGTGAAAGTTCATCCTGAAGATTCAAGGGAATCTCAAACAGCCCGTGTTTTACTGTATAAGCTGTTCTATGATCAGACAGAACAAGGCCTGACTCAGTTTCTCCTGAACTTGTTCAGATCTTTTGATACTCATAAGCAACCAAAAAG CGCTCTTGCGGATTTACTAGAAACAGTTCATATCATGCTACAGCTGATGGAGAAGCTTCAAGCACGTGGTGCTTTAAGG GTTGCGAAAAGGACAAGAAAGGGCAGAAAAAGGAAGACGTCAGATGACAAACATGAGAGTACCAAACCTGGAACAGAGAATGTGGAGCAAAGCTACATAGACCCAACAGATGGGACTAAAGCCACATCTGATTCACTTCCAGATTTGAGAAGTGAGGATCCTCTAGCAGAACCTACTCTCGTAGAGCAAGGAAAAGTTGATTCCGATGGCACAGATCTGCCAGATACAATTGTGGATACGGCTGTTAATCTGGATAGCACCACACAGCTTGGAGGTGATCCATCTTCTGCAGGCAGTGGTGAAAAGGAAAGAAATCCCATTAATGAAGAGGAAGATACTTGTACCACACAGCTTGGAGGTGATCCACCTTCTGCAGGCAGTggtgaaaagaaaagaaatcccaTTAACGAAGAGGAAGATACTTGTACCACACAGCTTGGAGGTGATCCATCTTCTGCAGGCAGtgctgaaaagaaaagaaataccattaatgaagaggaAGATGTTTCAGATTCTTCAAGTGATGATTGCCCCCCAGCTACAAGTGAAGTTGATTTTAACGTATCACGGTTAATATACAGCCTAGCCAACAATTCTGTTGTTCAAAATATATGCTGGTTGTTGAAGTACTATAAGACTAACTCCTTCCGAACAAACCACTACATCATATGCATGCTGCGGAGATTCTGTGAAGATCTAGATGTGTCACCAATGCTATATCAG CTATCGCTTCTGACTACTTTCTATGATATATTAGCTGAACAGAAGTCTTCGAGTTCAAAGGAGTATGCAAATATTGTAAATTTTCTTTCTAAAATTGTAAGGAAGTTGGTGAGAGCAATGAAAAAACAGCCACTGTTATTTGTTGATACACTCTTTTGGAAGACAAGAAAGGAATGCCATTGCATTGATGCTGATTATCTACTGAATGAGTTCAAGGGAGATGTTAACAATAAGGGTGGTGAAGTTGGTTCAAGTAAGGGATGGGGAGGTCCAGTAAATATAGCAGATTCTCTTGGTGACGATGAAGCTGACTATGATATACCACATGAACCATATGATGGTGATAA GAATGGAGATTCATCGTCTGGTGAACGTGAAGGTGATACTCAGAAGAGCATGGGTCCCAGAGACAAAAGGAGCATATTACTGTCACTTTCAGACAGTGAAGCTGAGGATAATGATAG GACTACTATATCTAGAGGCTCTCAGAATAAAGAGGTCCCAAAGAGACGAGGGCGTTCCATTTTTAATGAAGAGCAAGAGAAGCTTATAAGAGATCTTCATGAGAA TTATAAGGATGATCGTAAATGCAGTCATCTAATTGCTGAAGCTCTAGATCCCAGTGGAAAGATATCGTCGGCTCAAATTTCTCGAAAGCTTACACAGCTAGGTCTCAGGAGTGTCACTAGGAGGAAAAAAGTTTCAGAGGCATCTCTTTCAGCCAAAGATCTGGTTGCACAACCACAAAACGACGTGCTGGATGATCCGAAGCCAGAAAGTACCCG GCGCAGGAGGAAAAGGCTACATCGGTTAAGCAGTAAGGACGACAACAACGATAATCGTCCAGTATCATCTGATGAAGAAACATTGCAATCACTTAAGGGCAG AACCAAAAATAAGGAGCTGCCCTCGGTGGACCTTGCACCGAGGAAATCACAGCATAAAGAGGCTTCGCAGGGCGATTCTGATGATGAGACCATAGGATCTCTGCTTAG TAGAGGAAAGAAGAAAAGGTTATCAACGTCAGATATTACAGAGAATAAACAAGAAAACCTAGATTCTTCGAAGAACATTGGTCTGGGTGTTGAGACTATCGGTTCAAATGCCAT AACCAAAAATAAGGCGCTGCCGTCCGTGGATCTTGTACCGAGTATATCACAGCATCAAGAGACTTCGCAGGGCACAGATTCTGATGATGAGACCATAGGATCTCTGCTTAG AGGAAAGAAGAAAAGATTATCAACGTCAGATATTACAGGGAATAAACAAGAAGACCTAGATTCTTCGAAGAATACTGATCTGGGTGTTGAGAGTATCGGTTCAAATATCAT ACCCAAAGATAAGGAGCTGGCCTCTGTGGATCTTCCATCGAGTATGTCACAGCATCAAGAGGCTTCGCAGGGCACAGATTCTGATGATGAAACCATAGGATCTCTGCTTAG CAGAGGAAAGAAAAGAAGGTTATCTACATCAGATGTTACAGAGAACAGACAAGAACACCAAGATTCTTCGAAGAACATTGTTCCGGACAATGAGACTGTTGGTTCAAATGTCAT GGACGCCCCTCTCCATCCCGAGCTGAACTCATCTAATGATAACGGTGGTGATGCTGGTGAGGCTGAACTTCTGGATGACTTGAGTGAGCCTGAGCTGGATGGTCGTGAAGATGCCGAGCAACGGATCGTCGACGACAGAGACATGCCTGAATCTGGGGACATGACAGGCTCTAATGCCAGTCAGAAGGCTGGTTTGAAAAGAAGACTAAGAATGGTGattgacgacgacgacgaggagtag
- the LOC123147131 gene encoding protein timeless homolog isoform X6 — protein sequence MDSAMLSLTCAGLGAAEEDDDGGAVGYVKGDHCLDNLKDLQRLLRRDDPERREVFKQVCKWRIASRDLVPIIENYQSDRNLVITAVKVLVFLTMPVDPSSEDVAQQIEYLWDLKAALTRNVAIAVIVSLLEDPLDHLERTSFTEDDWKLVQLVLTLFRNVLAIQEITLPQKASGEATQLLYLADSFLELIFKENMMDLILVLAQHIDEPSGYLKHENLLLLEIFHYLFLGRDPELIAKVRPEGSKVNGDIDTSVDSLRLMMEKEEKEKRMFRQRNAENHALNGIFTCLAVDGSKSLCKGNPSSAMSSANSLRKIRNVQRGPQKRIAWDNELLYIPKEGIMEMLRSFMDQFLSGGYNVLMQSVCDDIVKQHDSVEKSDNITFFKVVCFVLAFQHEKASNAQKSSAGPQLSETSPGNECDDLPFCGDICGPVAATLNEDMFNIVLSMWREAYEDLKQTKDYKTLSAAGSLMKNMIGMIYLVVKVHPEDSRESQTARVLLYKLFYDQTEQGLTQFLLNLFRSFDTHKQPKSALADLLETVHIMLQLMEKLQARGALRVAKRTRKGRKRKTSDDKHESTKPGTENVEQSYIDPTDGTKATSDSLPDLRSEDPLAEPTLVEQGKVDSDGTDLPDTIVDTAVNLDSTTQLGGDPSSAGSGEKERNPINEEEDTCTTQLGGDPPSAGSGEKKRNPINEEEDTCTTQLGGDPSSAGSAEKKRNTINEEEDVSDSSSDDCPPATSEVDFNVSRLIYSLANNSVVQNICWLLKYYKTNSFRTNHYIICMLRRFCEDLDVSPMLYQLSLLTTFYDILAEQKSSSSKEYANIVNFLSKIVRKLVRAMKKQPLLFVDTLFWKTRKECHCIDADYLLNEFKGDVNNKGGEVGSSKGWGGPVNIADSLGDDEADYDIPHEPYDGDKNGDSSSGEREGDTQKSMGPRDKRSILLSLSDSEAEDNDRTTISRGSQNKEVPKRRGRSIFNEEQEKLIRDLHENYKDDRKCSHLIAEALDPSGKISSAQISRKLTQLGLRSVTRRKKVSEASLSAKDLVAQPQNDVLDDPKPESTRRRRKRLHRLSSKDDNNDNRPVSSDEETLQSLKGRTKNKELPSVDLAPRKSQHKEASQGDSDDETIGSLLSRGKKKRLLKSDVSENKQEHLDSSKNIAPGVQTIGSNIITKNKELPSVDLAPSISQHQEASQGTDSDDATIGSLLGKGKKKRLSTSDIAEDKQEDLESSKNIGSGIETIGSNAITKNKELLSVDLVPSISQHQETSQGTDSDDETIGSLLSRGKKKRLSTSDITENKQENLDSSKNIGLGVETIGSNAITKNKALPSVDLVPSISQHQETSQGTDSDDETIGSLLSRGKKKRLSTSDITGNKQEDLDSSKNTDLGVESIGSNIIPKDKELASVDLPSSMSQHQEASQGTDSDDETIGSLLSRGKKRRLSTSDVTENRQEHQDSSKNIVPDNETVGSNVMDAPLHPELNSSNDNGGDAGEAELLDDLSEPELDGREDAEQRIVDDRDMPESGDMTGSNASQKAGLKRRLRMVIDDDDEE from the exons ATGGACTCGGCGATGCTCTCGCTCACCTGCGCGGGCCTCGGGGCCGCAGAGGAGGACGACGACGGGGGCGCCGTCGGCTACGTCAAGGGCGACCACTGCCTCG ACAACCTGAAGGATCTGCAGAGGCTGCTGCGGCGGGACGACCCGGAGCGGCGGGAGGTCTTCAAGCAGGTCTGCAAGTGGAGGATCGCGTCCAGGGATCTGGTGCCCATCATCGAGAACTACCAGTCCGACCGCAACCTCGTCATCACGGCAG TGAAAGTGTTGGTATTCCTTACCATGCCTGTCGATCCTTCATCAGAGGATGTTGCTCAGCAGATAGAGTATCTGTGGGATTTGAAGGCTGCACTCACACGGAATGTTGCAATCGCAGTGATTGTGTCTCTTCTTGAGGACCCATTGGATCATTTGGAAAG AACTTCATTCACGGAAGATGACTGGAAGCTAGTACAGCTGGTGCTTACTTTATTCCGCAACGTCTTGGCTATTCAAGAAATCACATTGCCTCAGAAGGCATCTGGGGAAGCTACCCAGTTATTGTACCTGGCTGACAGCTTTTTAGAGCTCATATTTAAAGAAAATATGATGGACCTGATCTTAGTGCTAGCTCAACATATTGATGAGCCCTCTGGTTATCTCAAGCATGAAAACCTTCTTTTGTTGGAAATCTTTCATTATCTTTTCTTGGGTCGGGACCCAGAATTGATTGCCAAAGTTCGTCCAGAAGGCTCAAAG GTCAATGGAGATATTGATACATCAGTTGATTCATTGagattgatgatggagaaggaagagaaggaaaaaaGGATGTTCAGGCAGAGAAACGCGGAGAATCACGCACTCAACGGAATTTTTACATGCCTTGCAGTG GATGGATCTAAGTCATTGTGCAAAGGGAACCCCAGCTCAGCAATGTCATCTGCAAATAGCCTCCGGAAAATACGTAATGTCCAAAGAGGCCCTCAAAAAAGGATAGCATGGGATAATGAACTTCTTTACATACCAAAGGAGGGTATTATGGAAATGCTAAGAAGTTTCATGGATCAGTTTTTATCTGGAGGATATAATG TCCTGATGCAGTCTGTTTGTGATGATATTGTGAAGCAGCATGATTCTGTCGAGAAATCTGATAACATTACATTCTTCAAAGTTGTTTGCTTTGTCTTAGCTTTTCAACACGAGAAAGCATCAAATGCTCAG AAATCAAGTGCTGGACCCCAGCTGTCTGAGACTTCACCAGGCAATGAATGTGATGATCTGCCGTTTTGTGGTGACATATGTGGACCTGTTGCAGCCACATTAAACGAAGATATGTTCAATATAGTCTTGTCCATGTGGCGTGAGGCCTATGAAGACCTGAAGCAGACTAAGGATTACAAAACTCTTTCAGCTGCTGGCTCCTTAATGAAGAACATG ATTGGCATGATATATTTGGTGGTGAAAGTTCATCCTGAAGATTCAAGGGAATCTCAAACAGCCCGTGTTTTACTGTATAAGCTGTTCTATGATCAGACAGAACAAGGCCTGACTCAGTTTCTCCTGAACTTGTTCAGATCTTTTGATACTCATAAGCAACCAAAAAG CGCTCTTGCGGATTTACTAGAAACAGTTCATATCATGCTACAGCTGATGGAGAAGCTTCAAGCACGTGGTGCTTTAAGG GTTGCGAAAAGGACAAGAAAGGGCAGAAAAAGGAAGACGTCAGATGACAAACATGAGAGTACCAAACCTGGAACAGAGAATGTGGAGCAAAGCTACATAGACCCAACAGATGGGACTAAAGCCACATCTGATTCACTTCCAGATTTGAGAAGTGAGGATCCTCTAGCAGAACCTACTCTCGTAGAGCAAGGAAAAGTTGATTCCGATGGCACAGATCTGCCAGATACAATTGTGGATACGGCTGTTAATCTGGATAGCACCACACAGCTTGGAGGTGATCCATCTTCTGCAGGCAGTGGTGAAAAGGAAAGAAATCCCATTAATGAAGAGGAAGATACTTGTACCACACAGCTTGGAGGTGATCCACCTTCTGCAGGCAGTggtgaaaagaaaagaaatcccaTTAACGAAGAGGAAGATACTTGTACCACACAGCTTGGAGGTGATCCATCTTCTGCAGGCAGtgctgaaaagaaaagaaataccattaatgaagaggaAGATGTTTCAGATTCTTCAAGTGATGATTGCCCCCCAGCTACAAGTGAAGTTGATTTTAACGTATCACGGTTAATATACAGCCTAGCCAACAATTCTGTTGTTCAAAATATATGCTGGTTGTTGAAGTACTATAAGACTAACTCCTTCCGAACAAACCACTACATCATATGCATGCTGCGGAGATTCTGTGAAGATCTAGATGTGTCACCAATGCTATATCAG CTATCGCTTCTGACTACTTTCTATGATATATTAGCTGAACAGAAGTCTTCGAGTTCAAAGGAGTATGCAAATATTGTAAATTTTCTTTCTAAAATTGTAAGGAAGTTGGTGAGAGCAATGAAAAAACAGCCACTGTTATTTGTTGATACACTCTTTTGGAAGACAAGAAAGGAATGCCATTGCATTGATGCTGATTATCTACTGAATGAGTTCAAGGGAGATGTTAACAATAAGGGTGGTGAAGTTGGTTCAAGTAAGGGATGGGGAGGTCCAGTAAATATAGCAGATTCTCTTGGTGACGATGAAGCTGACTATGATATACCACATGAACCATATGATGGTGATAA GAATGGAGATTCATCGTCTGGTGAACGTGAAGGTGATACTCAGAAGAGCATGGGTCCCAGAGACAAAAGGAGCATATTACTGTCACTTTCAGACAGTGAAGCTGAGGATAATGATAG GACTACTATATCTAGAGGCTCTCAGAATAAAGAGGTCCCAAAGAGACGAGGGCGTTCCATTTTTAATGAAGAGCAAGAGAAGCTTATAAGAGATCTTCATGAGAA TTATAAGGATGATCGTAAATGCAGTCATCTAATTGCTGAAGCTCTAGATCCCAGTGGAAAGATATCGTCGGCTCAAATTTCTCGAAAGCTTACACAGCTAGGTCTCAGGAGTGTCACTAGGAGGAAAAAAGTTTCAGAGGCATCTCTTTCAGCCAAAGATCTGGTTGCACAACCACAAAACGACGTGCTGGATGATCCGAAGCCAGAAAGTACCCG GCGCAGGAGGAAAAGGCTACATCGGTTAAGCAGTAAGGACGACAACAACGATAATCGTCCAGTATCATCTGATGAAGAAACATTGCAATCACTTAAGGGCAG AACCAAAAATAAGGAGCTGCCCTCGGTGGACCTTGCACCGAGGAAATCACAGCATAAAGAGGCTTCGCAGGGCGATTCTGATGATGAGACCATAGGATCTCTGCTTAG TAGAGGAAAGAAGAAAAGGTTATTGAAATCAGATGTTTCAGAGAATAAACAAGAACACCTAGATTCTTCGAAGAACATTGCTCCGGGGGTTCAGACTATCGGTTCAAATATCAT AACCAAAAATAAGGAGCTGCCATCCGTGGATCTTGCGCCGAGTATATCACAGCATCAAGAGGCTTCGCAGGGCACAGATTCTGATGATGCGACCATAGGATCTCTGCTTGG taaaggaaagaagaaaaggTTATCAACATCAGATATTGCAGAGGATAAACAAGAAGACCTAGAGTCTTCGAAGAACATCGGTTCGGGCATTGAGACTATCGGTTCAAATGCCAT AACCAAAAATAAGGAGCTGCTGTCCGTGGATCTTGTACCAAGTATATCACAGCATCAAGAGACTTCACAGGGCACAGATTCTGATGATGAGACCATAGGATCTCTGCTTAG TAGAGGAAAGAAGAAAAGGTTATCAACGTCAGATATTACAGAGAATAAACAAGAAAACCTAGATTCTTCGAAGAACATTGGTCTGGGTGTTGAGACTATCGGTTCAAATGCCAT AACCAAAAATAAGGCGCTGCCGTCCGTGGATCTTGTACCGAGTATATCACAGCATCAAGAGACTTCGCAGGGCACAGATTCTGATGATGAGACCATAGGATCTCTGCTTAG TAGAGGAAAGAAGAAAAGATTATCAACGTCAGATATTACAGGGAATAAACAAGAAGACCTAGATTCTTCGAAGAATACTGATCTGGGTGTTGAGAGTATCGGTTCAAATATCAT ACCCAAAGATAAGGAGCTGGCCTCTGTGGATCTTCCATCGAGTATGTCACAGCATCAAGAGGCTTCGCAGGGCACAGATTCTGATGATGAAACCATAGGATCTCTGCTTAG CAGAGGAAAGAAAAGAAGGTTATCTACATCAGATGTTACAGAGAACAGACAAGAACACCAAGATTCTTCGAAGAACATTGTTCCGGACAATGAGACTGTTGGTTCAAATGTCAT GGACGCCCCTCTCCATCCCGAGCTGAACTCATCTAATGATAACGGTGGTGATGCTGGTGAGGCTGAACTTCTGGATGACTTGAGTGAGCCTGAGCTGGATGGTCGTGAAGATGCCGAGCAACGGATCGTCGACGACAGAGACATGCCTGAATCTGGGGACATGACAGGCTCTAATGCCAGTCAGAAGGCTGGTTTGAAAAGAAGACTAAGAATGGTGattgacgacgacgacgaggagtag